The following proteins come from a genomic window of Methanothermobacter thermautotrophicus:
- a CDS encoding thioesterase family protein, translating into MFRITVTPRFGDIDGLRHVNNTVLAVWFEKGRNPIFRMFTPDLDLSYEKWKLILVRTEFDFLAQMYYGSDVEIRSYITHIGNSSFTIGHEAWQDGELKARGRAVLVHYDFIEQRKKPIPPEIRKKLQEHLVEE; encoded by the coding sequence ATGTTCAGAATCACCGTAACCCCCCGCTTCGGGGACATAGATGGTCTCAGGCACGTCAACAACACGGTTCTAGCGGTCTGGTTCGAGAAGGGCAGGAACCCCATATTCAGGATGTTCACGCCGGACCTTGACCTCAGCTATGAGAAGTGGAAGCTCATACTCGTGAGGACGGAGTTTGACTTCCTGGCCCAGATGTACTATGGAAGCGACGTTGAGATAAGGAGTTACATAACCCACATCGGAAACTCCTCATTCACAATAGGGCATGAGGCATGGCAGGACGGGGAACTCAAGGCCAGGGGCAGGGCAGTCCTCGTCCACTATGACTTCATAGAGCAGAGGAAGAAGCCTATACCTCCAGAGATAAGGAAGAAACTCCAGGAGCACCTAGTGGAGGAATAA
- a CDS encoding helix-turn-helix domain-containing protein, which translates to MPENTVGERIKQLRDNQKITVDELAERSGVNAGLIKKIEEGDVIPSLTPLIKISRTLGVRLGTLLDDRVQDEPVIVRKGKTERVIHFSGYEEKTDTSNLNFHSLGAGKSDRHMEPFIIDVELHTDDFKLSSHEGEEFIYVLEGEIEVIYGQDRYLLSEGDSIYYDSVVPHHLHAAGEENARILAVVYTPF; encoded by the coding sequence GTGCCAGAAAACACAGTGGGAGAGAGAATAAAACAGCTCAGGGATAACCAGAAAATAACAGTAGATGAGCTTGCAGAAAGAAGTGGAGTCAATGCGGGACTCATAAAGAAAATAGAGGAAGGGGACGTTATACCATCACTCACACCCCTCATAAAGATCTCAAGAACCCTTGGAGTGAGGCTCGGCACACTCCTCGATGACAGGGTCCAGGACGAACCGGTTATAGTGAGGAAGGGCAAAACCGAGAGGGTGATACATTTCTCAGGCTATGAGGAGAAAACAGACACCAGCAACCTCAACTTCCACTCCCTCGGCGCAGGTAAAAGCGACAGGCACATGGAGCCCTTCATAATCGACGTTGAACTCCACACCGACGACTTCAAACTATCATCCCATGAGGGCGAGGAGTTCATATACGTCCTTGAGGGTGAAATAGAGGTCATCTATGGACAGGACCGCTACCTCCTCTCAGAGGGTGACAGCATCTACTATGACTCCGTGGTACCCCACCACCTCCATGCAGCAGGAGAAGAAAATGCAAGGATACTTGCAGTTGTCTACACACCCTTCTAG
- a CDS encoding ammonium transporter, whose amino-acid sequence MMLNSGDTAWMLISTALVILMTVPGVAMFYSGLTKRENVLNTIFLSFVSLGIVSLLWFLFGYGLIFSGDISGIIGSSHVGISLINLGSASKYAPTIPEGLFAIFQMTFAAITVALISGAVVERIKFSSWILFIPLWFALVYVPVAHWVWGGGFLQNLGVHDFAGGIVVHITSGIAALALALVTGPRYDQKLMPHHLGYSVIGTGLLWFGWFGFNAGSALSAGSLAVNAMIVTNTSAAAGMIGWILMDRLKTGKPTLLGALSGAVTGLASITPAAGFVDIGASTVTGLVAAVICYLAVSWLKPAAEYDDALDVFGIHGVSGIIGTLGVGLFAVPALNPSLTSGGLLTGSTSLLVSQLIGVVTVTVYTFIVTYLLAMLLMKFNGLRVEREEEIQGLDINLHEETGYRLT is encoded by the coding sequence ATGATGCTAAATTCAGGTGATACAGCATGGATGTTGATCTCAACTGCACTCGTGATACTGATGACTGTTCCAGGGGTTGCTATGTTCTATTCGGGTTTAACAAAACGTGAGAATGTTCTGAACACCATATTTCTATCATTTGTTTCCCTTGGAATTGTTAGCCTGCTCTGGTTTCTGTTCGGATATGGTCTCATATTCAGCGGAGACATTTCAGGGATCATAGGATCCTCTCATGTGGGCATCAGCCTTATTAATTTAGGGTCTGCTTCAAAATATGCTCCAACAATCCCCGAAGGACTCTTTGCAATTTTCCAGATGACATTTGCTGCAATAACAGTTGCCCTGATTTCCGGCGCTGTCGTGGAAAGGATCAAATTCTCGTCATGGATACTTTTCATCCCTCTCTGGTTTGCACTCGTATATGTACCCGTGGCCCACTGGGTATGGGGCGGAGGATTCCTGCAGAACCTTGGTGTTCATGATTTCGCTGGGGGAATCGTGGTGCACATCACCAGCGGCATAGCCGCCCTTGCCCTTGCCCTCGTTACTGGTCCAAGATATGACCAGAAACTGATGCCACATCACCTTGGATATTCTGTTATAGGTACCGGTCTTCTCTGGTTTGGATGGTTTGGATTCAACGCAGGTTCAGCCCTCTCTGCCGGATCCCTTGCAGTTAACGCTATGATCGTGACAAATACCTCTGCAGCGGCGGGGATGATTGGATGGATCCTCATGGATAGACTTAAAACCGGTAAACCAACACTTCTTGGCGCTCTTTCTGGAGCAGTTACAGGTCTTGCATCAATAACACCTGCAGCAGGTTTTGTGGATATAGGTGCCTCCACTGTCACAGGGCTTGTGGCAGCTGTTATATGTTATCTTGCAGTTTCATGGTTGAAGCCAGCTGCTGAATATGATGATGCCCTTGATGTATTTGGGATTCACGGTGTTTCAGGAATCATAGGAACCCTTGGAGTTGGTTTGTTTGCGGTTCCAGCCCTAAACCCATCTTTGACCTCAGGAGGCCTTTTAACTGGAAGCACATCCCTTCTTGTAAGTCAGCTGATTGGTGTTGTCACCGTCACTGTCTACACCTTCATCGTTACGTATCTCCTTGCGATGCTGCTGATGAAATTCAACGGGCTACGCGTTGAAAGGGAAGAGGAAATTCAGGGACTTGACATAAATCTCCATGAGGAAACAGGTTACAGACTGACATGA
- a CDS encoding P-II family nitrogen regulator, with translation MRKITAIIRREKLEDVKDALELVGIHGMTVSDVKGRGQQMGVRESYRGMDYCVDLLPKVQLEVVVDSGDLERVVETIAENARTGDIGDGKIFVTDVIDVVRIRTGEHGRDAI, from the coding sequence ATGAGGAAAATCACAGCAATTATCAGAAGGGAGAAACTTGAGGATGTTAAGGATGCTCTGGAGCTCGTGGGAATCCATGGGATGACGGTTTCAGATGTGAAGGGAAGGGGTCAGCAGATGGGTGTAAGGGAGAGCTACCGTGGAATGGACTACTGTGTTGATCTCCTGCCAAAGGTTCAGCTTGAAGTTGTTGTTGATTCAGGGGACCTTGAAAGGGTCGTTGAAACAATAGCTGAAAACGCCAGGACAGGGGATATAGGTGATGGGAAAATCTTTGTAACCGATGTAATTGATGTTGTGAGAATAAGGACAGGTGAACACGGCAGAGACGCTATCTAG